One Rhinolophus sinicus isolate RSC01 linkage group LG06, ASM3656204v1, whole genome shotgun sequence DNA window includes the following coding sequences:
- the LOC141572447 gene encoding olfactory receptor 2D3-like, which yields MGKENQTYVTVFVFLGLSQDPQTQVLLFFLFLIIYLLTVLGNLLIIVLIHRDSRLHTPMYFFLRNLSFADLCFSTTTVPQVLVHFLVKRKTISFAGCSTQIVVLLLVGCTECALLAVMSYDRYVAVCKPLRYSTIMTHWVCVQLAIGSWASGAFVSLVDTTFTLHLPYRGNNIINHFFCEPPALLKLASADTYSTEMAIFVMGVVILLAPVSLILVSYWNIVSTVIQIQSGEGRLKTFSTCGSHLIVVVLFYGSAIFAYMRPNSKVMNERDKMISVFYSAVTPMLNPIIYSLRNKDVKAAFRRVTAK from the coding sequence atgggaaaagaaaaccaaacctaTGTGACTGTATTTGTCTTCCTGGGCCTTTCACAGGATCCACAGACACAAGTcctgctcttcttcctttttctgatcATCTACCTACTGACTGTGCTGGGAAACCTGCTTATCATTGTGCTCATTCACAGAGACTCCAGGCTCCACACACCAATGTActttttccttagaaatttgTCCTTTGCTGATCTCTGTTTTTCTACTACCACAGTCCCCCAGGTGCTAGTTCACTTCCtggtaaagaggaaaacaatttcCTTTGCTGGATGTTCAACACAGATAGTTGTTTTACTTCTGGTTGGCTGTACAGAGTGTGCACTGCTGGCAGTGATGTCCTATGACCGCTacgtggctgtctgcaagccccTGCGCTATTCCACTATCATGACACATTGGGTATGTGTCCAGCTGGCCATAGGGTCCTGGGCTAGTGGAGCATTTGTGTCTCTTGTCGACACCACATTCACGCTGCATCTGCCCTATCGAGGGAACAATATCATTAACCACTTTTTTTGTGAGCCTCCTGCACTCCTGAAGCTGGCTTCAGCAGACACCTACAGCACAGAAATGGCCATCTTTGTAATGGGTGTGGTCATCCTCTTGGCTCCTGTCTCCCTGATCCTGGTCTCCTACTGGAATATTGTCTCTACTGTGATTCAGATACagtctggggaggggaggctcAAGACTTTCTCCACCTGTGGCTCTCATCTCATTGTTGTTGTCCTCTTCTATGGCTCAGCAATATTTGCCTACATGAGGCCAAACTCCAAGGTAATGAATGAAAGGGATAAAATGATCTCGGTGTTCTACTCAGCAGTGACGCCCATGCTGAACCCCATCATTTATAGTCTGAGGAACAAGGATGTCAAAGCGGCTTTCAGGAGAGTGACTGCAAAATAG